The Bacteroidales bacterium genome contains a region encoding:
- a CDS encoding LptE family protein — protein sequence MELNHSTRMNLLNRTIILLIISGSVIIAGCKISYSFSGASISPAVKTFSVQYFQNRASLVQPGLSQLITNTLIDKCRSQTNLNYLNGIGDANFEGEITDYNTKPYTVAADARAASNRFTITVKVKFTNVIDPDLSFDQSFSRYEDYDSNLDLSQVEGDLSEKIVEAIVEDIFNQAFVNW from the coding sequence ATGGAATTGAATCATAGCACCAGGATGAATCTCCTGAACCGGACTATAATTCTGCTGATAATCAGCGGAAGTGTCATAATTGCCGGTTGTAAAATTTCATATTCCTTCTCGGGAGCCAGCATTTCCCCTGCAGTTAAGACTTTTAGCGTACAATACTTTCAGAACAGGGCATCACTTGTACAGCCCGGTTTAAGTCAGCTTATTACAAATACCCTGATTGACAAGTGCCGGTCACAAACCAACCTTAACTACTTAAATGGAATTGGTGATGCCAACTTTGAAGGAGAAATAACCGATTATAATACCAAACCATATACAGTTGCAGCTGATGCCAGAGCTGCATCCAACAGGTTTACAATAACTGTAAAGGTAAAATTTACAAATGTTATTGATCCTGATCTCAGTTTTGATCAGTCATTCTCAAGATATGAGGACTATGACAGTAACCTCGACCTTAGTCAGGTTGAAGGTGACCTTTCAGAAAAAATAGTTGAGGCTATAGTTGAGGATATCTTCAACCAGGCCTTCGTAAACTGGTAG
- a CDS encoding sigma-54-dependent Fis family transcriptional regulator gives MKDLQNIKQRFGIIGNFEGLNRAIDIAVQVAPTDLSVLISGESGTGKEIFPQVIHSHSTRKHGQYIAVNCGAIPEGTIDSELFGHEKGSFTGASESRKGYFEVADGGTIFLDEVAELPLSTQVRLLRVLETGEFIRVGSSKVQKTNVRVIAASNVDVPNAIDNGKFREDLFYRLNTVPIKVPALRERGEDIFLLFRKFAVDFAEKYRMPAIRLDSESKNILLAYSWPGNVRQLKNITEQISIIEKEREITATVLSTYLPEYGGIKLPAVINRESEKSFSSEREILYKILFDMKSDMNDLKKLVFDLIRKGEVDLTFHDSNSRVIKNLFREANNEEQVHSENDTSTVEFQSHQARNDIQDTEEIIEESLSLSDKEIEMIKKALEKYNGKRKMAANELGISERTLYRKIKEYGIES, from the coding sequence ATGAAAGATCTGCAGAATATTAAGCAAAGATTTGGGATAATCGGGAATTTCGAGGGACTTAACCGGGCTATTGATATAGCTGTTCAGGTTGCACCTACAGATCTCTCTGTTCTTATATCCGGAGAGAGTGGTACGGGGAAAGAGATCTTTCCGCAGGTAATACATAGTCATAGTACCCGCAAGCATGGGCAGTACATAGCTGTGAACTGTGGTGCAATTCCTGAAGGAACAATTGACTCAGAGCTGTTTGGTCATGAAAAGGGATCTTTTACCGGTGCGTCGGAAAGCAGGAAAGGTTATTTTGAAGTAGCCGACGGAGGGACGATTTTTCTTGATGAGGTGGCTGAACTGCCTCTGTCGACCCAGGTCCGTTTGTTAAGGGTGCTTGAAACAGGTGAATTTATACGGGTTGGATCATCTAAAGTACAGAAAACAAATGTCAGGGTAATAGCCGCTAGTAACGTAGATGTCCCCAATGCCATCGATAACGGGAAATTCCGCGAAGACCTGTTTTACAGACTGAATACGGTCCCTATAAAAGTACCTGCACTGAGAGAGCGGGGTGAAGATATCTTTCTGCTTTTCAGAAAATTTGCAGTTGATTTTGCCGAAAAGTACCGTATGCCTGCAATACGTCTTGATTCTGAATCAAAAAATATCCTTCTGGCATATTCATGGCCCGGAAACGTACGACAGTTGAAAAACATTACTGAGCAGATATCGATAATAGAAAAAGAGCGGGAGATAACTGCGACAGTGCTAAGCACTTATCTTCCTGAATATGGTGGAATAAAACTCCCTGCAGTTATAAACAGGGAAAGTGAGAAATCATTTTCATCCGAACGCGAGATCCTGTATAAGATCCTTTTCGACATGAAAAGTGATATGAATGATCTAAAGAAACTAGTATTTGACCTTATAAGAAAAGGTGAAGTTGACCTTACGTTTCATGATTCAAATTCAAGAGTAATAAAAAATCTGTTCAGAGAGGCTAATAATGAAGAACAGGTTCATAGTGAGAATGATACTTCGACGGTTGAGTTTCAATCTCACCAGGCACGGAATGATATACAGGACACTGAGGAGATTATTGAGGAGTCGCTCTCACTTTCCGATAAGGAGATTGAGATGATAAAAAAAGCTCTTGAAAAATACAATGGTAAGAGGAAAATGGCTGCCAATGAACTTGGTATTTCTGAACGGACCCTATACAGAAAGATTAAAGAATATGGAATTGAATCATAG
- the kdsB gene encoding 3-deoxy-manno-octulosonate cytidylyltransferase: MKDYKQYQFAGIIPARYASSRFPGKPLALVGNRTMIQRVYEQASKSLDLVYVATDDKRIFNAVLEFGGKAVMTSTEHQSGTDRIAEAVLHIVEETGTKIDIAVNIQGDEPFIRPEQIDLLKDCFSDKAVEIATLIRKAESGEDIFNPNQPKVIINTKGDAIYFSRAAIPWFRDADQKEWSHKHVYYKHIGLYAYRTDVLKKITLLPRSPLEIAESLEQNRWIENGFRIRTAVTSWESVGIDTPDDLERAKELLKQFS, translated from the coding sequence ATGAAAGATTATAAGCAGTATCAGTTTGCCGGGATAATACCTGCCAGATATGCCTCATCAAGGTTTCCGGGGAAACCACTTGCCCTGGTAGGAAACAGGACAATGATACAAAGGGTCTATGAACAGGCTTCGAAATCACTTGACCTCGTTTATGTAGCAACCGATGACAAAAGAATATTCAATGCTGTTCTGGAATTCGGGGGGAAAGCAGTTATGACATCTACTGAGCATCAGAGCGGGACTGATCGTATCGCGGAAGCTGTTCTGCATATAGTTGAAGAAACGGGAACTAAAATAGATATTGCCGTCAATATTCAGGGTGATGAACCATTTATCAGACCTGAACAGATAGATCTTCTAAAGGATTGCTTCAGCGATAAGGCTGTTGAAATAGCCACACTTATCAGAAAAGCTGAAAGCGGCGAAGATATCTTTAATCCTAATCAGCCCAAAGTCATAATAAACACTAAGGGTGATGCAATCTATTTCAGCCGGGCAGCAATTCCCTGGTTCAGAGATGCTGATCAGAAGGAGTGGTCGCACAAACATGTCTATTATAAGCACATAGGCCTGTATGCGTACCGCACCGATGTGCTTAAAAAGATTACATTACTTCCGCGCAGTCCCCTAGAAATTGCTGAATCTCTGGAACAGAACAGATGGATTGAAAACGGATTCAGGATCAGGACTGCAGTTACCAGTTGGGAGAGCGTTGGAATCGATACTCCCGACGATCTGGAACGCGCTAAAGAGCTTTTAAAACAATTTAGTTAA